One Mugil cephalus isolate CIBA_MC_2020 chromosome 22, CIBA_Mcephalus_1.1, whole genome shotgun sequence genomic window carries:
- the rassf8b gene encoding ras association domain-containing protein 8b, with protein sequence MKAMELKVWVDGVQRIVCGVTEFTTCQEVVIALAQAIGRTGRYTLIEKWRETERHLAPNENPVVSLNKWGQYASDVQLILQRTGPSVSERPNSDGLARVPERGLYRQSLPPLAKLRSSGADRSLKRREPKRKSLTFTGGAKGLWDIFGRSRETEAKQAQQRGVSLNLSRVRGDGTASVPGSPARELGRLVQLQRDKLQALESRLLGCEAELRDWEEATGEAGEEGNLGDELLLLEQQVRRNDAEMEEEEFWQNELQIEHESERQLRQQLAELQGRVRDCEGKLSEYLARIEGMETGLEQERLQQEAELKQRANEEEVQGQLEKVRAELEMQSQLTARLESSCRALERSLGQSGKRLQEKEQELEQLTKELRQVNLQQFIQQTGTKVTVLPAQATEENSNEVECGSLKRLGSSRLLPSDLRALQSTVSSSLNPEGIYV encoded by the exons ATGAAGGCCATGGAGCTGAAGGTGTGGGTGGACGGAGTGCAGCGCATCGTGTGCGGGGTCACGGAGTTCACCACATGCCAGGAAGTGGTCATTGCTTTGGCACAAGCCATCG GGCGGACCGGCAGATACACTTTGATCGAGAAGTGGCGGGAGACGGAGCGCCACCTGGCTCCGAATGAGAACCCCGTGGTGTCCCTCAACAAGTGGGGTCAGTATGCCAGCGACGTGCAGCTCATCCTCCAGCGCACCGGCCCGTCCGTCAGCGAGCGGCCGAACTCCGACGGGCTGGCGCGCGTCCCGGAACGGGGCCTCTACCGCCAGAGCCTCCCGCCCTTGGCCAAGCTCCGCTCGTCGGGGGCCGACCGCTCCCTCAAACGGAGGGAGCCCAAACGCAAGTCTCTGACCTTCACGGGAGGCGCCAAGGGTCTGTGGGACATATTTGGAAGAAGCAGGGAGACTGAAG CCAAGCAGGCCCAGCAACGTGGAGTGAGCCTGAACCTGAGCAGAGTCAGAGGGGATGGAACAGCTTCTGTACCTGGGAGCCCGGCCAGAGAGCTGGGCCGGCTGGTGCAGCTGCAGAGGGACAAGCTCCAGGCCCTGGAGAGCCGCCTGCTGGGCTGCGAGGCCGAGCTGCGAGACTGGGAGGAGGCCACGGGCGAGGCTGGCGAG GAAGGAAACTTGGGGGACGAGCTGCTGCTTCTGGAGCAGCAGGTGAGGCGGAACGACGccgagatggaggaggaggagttctgGCAGAACGAGCTGCAGATCGAGCACGAGAGCGAGAGGCAGCTGCGGCAGCAGCTAGCCGAGCTGCAGGGCCGCGTGCGCGACTGCGAGGGCAAGCTTTCAGAGTACCTGGCGCGCATAGAG GGCATGGAGACGGGCCTGGAGCAGGAGCGACTGCAGCAGGAGGCCGAGCTCAAACAGAGGGCCAATGAAGAGGAG GTGCAAGGCCAGCTGGAGAAAGTGAGGGCCGAGCTGGAAATGCAGAGCCAACTAACGGCGAGGCTGGAGAGCAGCTGCAGGGCGCTGGAGCGCTCGCTTGGCCAGTCAGGCAAGAGATTACAG gagaaggagcaggagctggagcagctgaCAAAAGAGCTTCGACAGGTCAACCTGCAGCAGTTCATTCAGCAGACCGGCACCAAGGTCACGGTGCTGCCTGCTCAAGCCACAGAAGAGAACAGCAACG AGGTGGAGTGTGGCTCTCTGAAACGGCTCGGCTCTTCCCGTCTCCTACCCAGCGACCTGCGCGCTCTTCAGAGCACCGTTTCCTCCAGCCTCAACCCCGAAGGCATCTACGTCTGA